A stretch of DNA from Cydia fagiglandana chromosome 24, ilCydFagi1.1, whole genome shotgun sequence:
ATGACTAATGAGGATTTGAACGTAGTTTAGgcaaatgtaataataataataacccgcATTGCCGAGTCCGGCCCCGCGCCCCCCCGCGCCCCGCTCCGCCATTTCGTGTTATTGAGAATTTATGTCGGTTAGGCCGGGGGCACACTGCGCGTgacaattttaattaaacatgtttttattttgatattttttattattttaaacttactttattgcacagtaaaaaatacacggtgacaaaaggcggacttaatgctacacggcattctctaccagtcaacctttaggccaaACAGAGAAGCTTAGTTGGTGCATATTACGCGATTAAatggttaattataataaaaaagtgtttaaatgcaaattaattttataatcaaTCAAATCTACATCTGCACAATTAACACAAACTTACTTAATCAAATTTGTGTAAATTCTGCTTGACTTTTATTTAGAAACCTATTAATATAATTAGctacctacactgagagaaaagtacaacaaaaatacacttagaattacaaaaataaacatagtccggggacaaggagagttaactaataggaacaaattgacttttgcaatttgtattagttcttgcaatttctattatctgtttgttgaaattatatttgggattactgagctgtttgtagaaataaataaactttacagaaatagtgaaacgtccataattattactaaaacttcattttttcccccagtacagaactgttttttaattcctggtgatgatttttctctcagtgtacagtTAATTAAAGTAATAGgtttctaaaggggcccactgattaacagtccgccggacggtatcggcctgtcagttagaacaaaattttgacagttccgaacaactgacaggccgataccggccggcggactgttaatccgTGGGCCCCTTAAAGTCAAGTCCTTTTATGTTTTGTAGgtacaaataattaaatgaatatGTCGCATTATTTTTAATTCGACATGCCTTCTTTTGTGTATTTACACGGCGTCATGTTTGCTCAGTATGTATTTTCATATTGTTATTCCATGTATAAGTTAGTAAATTCACCATACAATGTTGACTCAGGTGTCCAATAAACAATTAGACTAAATTTACATAACAAAAATTCAATAAGAGTACAGTTATCAtcaaatataccgggtgtggcctgtaatatgagcaaaaaattaaactgtaggctgtactccttactgaccaacatttgttcagctacttataaaaataacttcgggtttgatttttaatacactttaaagtttattctaagacgcaatgtattgcgaattttgttatgtttaaggcgtgacaagcaacgtcaatcacaatgatatggcgtggcgatggcgtccattgaagataatatttattttgtatgaaaaatagggactctaaatatttcataatttttaaaagttgttaaaaaatagtgtcaccgtttgaggagtacaatctatgttttcattatttgcctcgtgttacaggccacactcggtatactaataattaaagtagacatagttatttgtttcactcgggggcaaagttgctgtttaaccgctcgtgctaatattgatattattgatacccgagcaagcgagatagtccaaaattgaaccacgagcgtagcgagtggttcgaataaCGGAAtcatgagcgttgcgagggtttcaaagcacgagggttaaacgacaactttgcccccgagtgaaacacaaaattttacttaaaaaataattttacttgATACTTATAGTTTTAATTCAGTTTTTAATTCTTAACCTGTTCGCTTTGACTAAAGCTATTCACTGcgatttgtataaaaatatacgtATTCATTATTGTGTTGACTGTACAGGTTGGCACGAGGCCACAGATAgaagtagggttgccaacttttttttggtggaatatagtattttctagATTAATTAGGCatcaaaatatagtacatttcaaaaaaatctaGTACtcttagataaaatactaaacatgagtctaatatacgtttaatcgaaaatatagtatttcagcgtactatatatttttccaaaaatatacagtgtagagagccaaaatattgtacaatacaatactatataatatagtacggttggcaaccctagataGAAGATATGTCAAAACCACAGTGAATATATGTAGTACGCACCTCGTGTTCGGTTGACTCTAACCTGTAACCTTACattattaaggcccacttgcaccattccactaacccggggttaagcggttaaactattaacctagtgtcaaattgtatggctaaccatggcaactcctggtttaaccagttaaccccgggttagtggtatggtgcaagtgggcctaaggtaaacgtactagtgcccGTCACGGTCCCTGTACATGTCATCTTTAAaattaagtcattgtcaatagaggtgacagcagggtgtcatctattgggaaTTAGCACTAGTCCGTTTCGTCCGTccgtcgagcactagtatgtACGTCTACCTTATATGAGCGCAAACAAAAATAGTACAAACGTGTGACTGTCAGGCTAGGGTCggtgatttccatacaaattataaattatctGTTACATTAACTATTTCGCCCGCGAAAATAAATAAACGAAAGCATTTAGGCATTCACTGTTCCACATGAAAACTAAACAGAAATGGTACGTAAAATATTCCtcaaataataaatgtaattattttttggcTTATTATTTAAACTGGTAAATCAGTAccactaccacagaataaataatagtactagatacagaagactcactctctaacaaaacgcgtctgtcacgatcagcacagatatggccgctaggaggcgacagcgccacgcgcggctttacggcaaaccccaaaattggggtcgaacggatgcacttttggctacctgtagcaaagcgacgaaatcgcggagtgagccacggctgccactaccaccagtttttaCATTGACATATTCACTCACGTCTatttaagtaacttactttatatgcatctcgctcgtactgacatattagtgcgaaagagatacaTAGGAAgcaaattacgttcacgatagcgtttatgtcaatgccaaactgacgGTAGCCGTACTGTGcgcaaacatcaaacatcatcatCAGAAATCAACATTTTTCTTACATCTCTGCCTTAAGttgccattttatatattgtatatatgtaagtataaaatatatattatgtatattgtatatttatttgtgtattaggTTTTGTTGTAATAGTTATATAAGTGGTATGTAAtatgtgtgtttgtgtttaATAGTCTCCATATTTCACTCCGTGCACTACCTGTTGACTTTTCTTTGAGTTATACATttcctgctacccaaaggttgtctggaagagatcgctttttagcgataagaccgcctgttgttaccgggttctattgttccactaaaatttctttgtaattttacatgtatgtaagatgtatgattattggtgcaataaagaatatttacttacttactttattcagcaaataggccacaagggcacttttacacaaGTTTTGCACGTTTACAAACATAAATCCCTAAACATAGTGGGCCAGTGTGCCCCCAGCCTAAGCCCAGGGGCGTTGCACCGACTAGATCCGACGCGCTATCAATTCCGCGCGCCTGTGTGAGTGCGTCGCGTGTGTGAGTGTGTCACATGTGCCGCTACAGGGTGATGCGATTGACGTCGACTTGACAATGTAGtaatgatgtatgtatgtaatgtatgtaaaGTGAGGAAGAATATAATTGTTAAGGAGCCCATAGATTACCAGTCcgctggacggtatcggcctgtcagttgttcggaactgtcaaaatttttatTCTAAAGGAGCCTACAGATTAcagatatcagcctgtcagatAAACGCTAAAGGTGACTGTTGTTTGCAGTAAGGTTCATTATTGAGTGGGAAATTAAAACACGTCCTCTTGCTATGATATTTGTAATGCGACTAAATAAAAATGCATGTATAATGCTGTCACTAGGTATGATGATAGGTATTTGTGTGCGCGTTAACATACCGCCGGCCAAAGGACTACTAAGTcctttaaaaaacaattatacaaTTTAAGAAATTAAAAACATGCAAAATAGATTGATAGGTACATTAATCATTAATCTCTATTGGCAATAAGCATAGTTTTGTAACAGGTCTTTTCACCACACTATCACCACTTTTAACACTATACACTCGCGTAATATGATCTGGACCTGGATGTTTAGCGACTATTCGGCCGAGAGCCCATTTTCCAGGTGGAAGATTGTCGGTTTTAATGAGAACAATCTGTCCCTCTTTGAACTCTTCTACTCTTTTCAACCACTTTGGTCGCTGTTGCAAACGTGACAGGTACTCTTGCTGCCATCTACACCAAAGGTCTCTAACCAATTTCTGTGTATGCTGCCATCGTGATAGTGAGCTCATTCTAACATCTTTCAAGTCGGGTGATGGGACGTTTATGGGTGCTTCGCCGATCAGAAAGTGCCCTGGTGTAAGGGGTTCTATGCTGTCTGTATCGTCGTTATCAATTGGACATAACGGCCTTGAATTTAAGCATGCCTCAATTTCGCAAAGGATCGTGTTAAATTCCTCGAAGGTAAGGTGAGAGGTGATGATTCTTTTTAGGTGATGTTTCAGGGATTTTACACCAGCCTCCCACAAACCACCAAAATTCGGACTATAGGCGGGGATGAAATGCCATTGCGTACCATCTCTAGCCAAGGAATCGGAAATTTCACCAGCGAAATCTAGTTGTGCCTCTTTCCATGCATTAATCAATTCCTTATTGGCGCCAACAAAGTTTCGTCCTTGGTCGCTCCACAAATGGTTGCATCTCCCTCTCCTGGCCACAAATCTCTTGAAGGCAGCTATAAAAGATTCAGAAGTCAGGTCACTGACGAGTTCTAGATGTATGCATTTGACTGATAAGCATATAAATATAGCTACATACGTCTTAGTGGTCTTTGCTCCTCTACCCTTAGACATTAGGGTAGTGAAAGGTCCTGCAAAGTCGACGCCACTATGTAAAAACGGTCTAGCAGGCGTAACTCGTTCTCTTGGCAGGTCTCCCATCAACTGTGGTTTAGGAGCAGCGTTTTGTCTGACGCATACAAGGCATTTATTGACGTGAGCCCTTACCATATTCTTTGCCTTTATAATCCAAAATTTAGAACGTAAATAACTCATTGTGAGTGTTATTCCACCGTGCAAGGTCTTCAAGTGTGCGTCGGCTATTATGAGAGGAGTTAAGTTATTTCTGTTACCCAATATTAAGGGATGCTTTTCTTCGTTGTTTATGTTTGCAAGTCTAAGCCTTCCTCCCACTCTCAGTAGACCTTCTTCCAAATAGGGATTTAAAGATTTTATAGAGCTCCGTTTGTGTACTTGTTTGTTTGTCGTTAATCTATCTATATCTTCTCCAAATTCTTCTTTTTGTACAAGTCTCACACATATTTGCAGCGTTTGTTCTAAGTCGTGAGTAGTTAGATTTAAATTGTCTATGCTCAGTTTTTTCATGTTCAGAAATTTGCGGCAATATGtgattgtttttattaattcttgtAAATTATCAAATTCTTTAAATTGGTCTGTCAAATTACTCTTCTTCTCGCTTGCATGCACGTTTAAATTTGTTTGTATCACATTCTTCCTTTCTATGTCAGTGGAAATGACATTTGGTCTTCTGTATTCTATTTCCTTTCTAGATAGCCATTCTGGCCCTTCCCACCAAAGCCTAGAAGCCTTCAAGTCGGACAAGTACATTCCTCTGGAAGCGATGTCGGCGGGGTTATCCTCTGAAGTGACATGATGCCATTGGTTTTGACTAACATTGTTTGTTATTTCCACAACTCTGTTTGCCACAAACGTTTTCCATCTTTGTGGTTCGCCGAAAATCCATGAAATTACAATTGAAGAGTCTGTCCATGCGAATATTTGTGAAGCTGGTATTCTCATAGCACGGCTGACTTGTCTTAACAATTTTGCCAACACAACAGCTCCACACAGTTCCAATCTGGGCAATGAGACAGTCTTCACGGGAGAGACTCTTGTTCTCGAAGCAATCAACCTTGTTCTAACTGTACCATCCGCCCCTTCTACTCTAATGTAAACGGCTGCCCCGTATGCGGAGATAGAGGCATCACTGAACCCGTGAATCTGAATATTTGCTCCTTCAGTGCTCAAAGTGTCAAGCCATCTATCAATACGGATCTCATCGACATGTCTCAAGTCTGCTCTTAATTGAAGCCATTCATCTTTTAAGGGTTGACTAAGTGCCTCGTCCCAATTCACCTTTGCTAGCCACAACTTCTGTATCAGTATTTTAGCCATCAGGACACACGGTGAGATCCAGCCCAGAGGGTCAAACAGTTTCTGGATATCCGACAAAATTGTTCGTTTGCTGATGTGATTGTTTACTTCTGGAAGGTTAAGGTTGTACTCGAATTGGTCTGTTCCCATGTTCCATTGAATACCAAGTGCCTTGATCGTGCCGTCCATGTTTAAATCCAGATGCGCGTTAGCTGATCTGTCTTCGGGCTTCAAACTTCGCATTAATTCAACACTATTGGATGACCATTTTTTTAGCTGAAATCCACCCTTTCGCATAACTTCTTGCAATTGGTTGCTAGCTTCTATGGCTTGTTCGGTGGTGTCACATCCCGACATCAGGTCGTCGACGTAGAAGTCTTCTGTGATCATCTTTGCTGCAACAGGAAACTCGTCTCCTTCATCTATAGCCAGCTGTCGCAACGTTTTAACTGCCAGATATGGAGCTGAAGCTGTTCCAAAAGTTACTGTAAGGAGACGGTAATCTTCTATTTCCTTGTCGCTGCTACTTCTCCATAAAATTCTTTGATAGTCGGAATCTTCTTTGGTTGTCAGCACCATCCGGTACATCTTGTGAATGTCTGAGACGAAGCATATAGCGTGCATTCGCCATCTCATTATCAAACTTCGCAAATCTTCTTGTATAACTGGCCCAACCAGAAGGTCGTCGTTTAATGAGAAACCATTGGTACCCTTACACGACGCGTCATAAACGACGCGCGTTTTTGTAGTTTCCTTCTCTTCTCGAATAATTGCATGGTGGGCTAAGTATACACTCTTCTTTGTATGTATTTCTTCGGTTGGTACCTTTTCCATGTGCTTCTGTTCGATGTAATCGTCAATCACCTTTACATATTCTTCTTTGAGCTTTGGCATTTTTAGAAATCTTCTCTCTAGTTGTATTAATCTGTTCTGTGCTATTTCTCGTGTATTTCCTTCACATGCTCGTGGTACTTCTGTCTTTAAAGGTAATTTGACGATGTATCTTCCTTCTTCATTTCTTTTGTAGGTACTTTCGTAGATTCTTTCACATGTTTGTTCTTCTTCAGTTAATGTTCTCTTTGTATCTGGTTCTACTTCCCATATAGTCTTCAGTAAATCATCAACATCGACTTGATGATGCATCGTAATGAAAGATTTTTCTTGTGTACTTGTATCCGTGTCTCCATTATCTCCAAACAAGATCCAGCCAAAGTATGTTTTCTGAGCACATGGTGTACCCGGTGGACCCTTGATTATTGGTGTATTTTCTTGGATAATCTGTGCATATACTTTCACTCCAAGGAGAAGATCTACTGGACCTGGTGTATTATAACTTGGGTCAGCCAGGTGTAGATTTTGTATGTGAGACCAGTTGCTTGTATTCATAGTTTTCATGGGCATTTGAGTGGTCAATTGCTTAGAAATCACATAGGCTCGAAGCTGTATGGAATACGACGTTTGATATTGCGACGAAACCTGTAATTGAACCACTTGATTTGCGTTCGCCTTTATAGGCCCCAATCCAGTTATGCTTGCTCTTGTTGACTCTCTTTTAAGTTTGAGTAATTGAGCCGCTTTCTCACTGATGAAAGATGCCTGTGAGCACGGGTCGATAAGAGCTCTCAGTGCAATGGTGTGACCTTGCTCACtctttacgtttacgattgcgGTTGCTAATAAGCCATCACTATGTCTAGCTGTGTGATGAGATGCAATTGCCACGGTAGCTTGAATTTCTGGTTCAGTCTCGTTGACCTTGGAGAGCGTCGGTTGAGTCTTGCTATCTTGTTCTGCTGTTTCCGGACTCTTGGAGACATGGACGAGTGAATGATGGCGCTTGCGACATATACGACATGACATGGGCAGTCGACACTTGAAAACCGCATGTCCTGGTGCTAGACAATTATAACACAGcctattgttttttgtatattcaCATCTCTCAGTGGGTAGCATTTTTGTAAAGTCTTTGCAATGAGCGAGTGTGTGATTACCTTTACACATGACACAACTCTTCTCTGTGTGTGATTCTGTAGCGTGGAACGTGCGTTCTTTGTTTACTGTTCTTTCGCGCGGAGTTGATGAAGCAGCGGTGATGAGCTCGAGCGTTCGGAATTTAGCTTCCAGAAATTTGACGAAGTCTGTCCACTTGGGTAATTCCTCAGAATCGTCCTTGTGAGCATACTCCTCCCAATCCTTATGTGACTCCGGGTCCAATTTCTGCACTACCAGAAAAATGATTAAAGGATCCCAGGAATCGGTGGCCATGTCCAAATTTTGTAAACTATTTAAGCATTCAGTTGTAGTATCCAATAATGATTTCAGTTGAGTGGCCGACTGAGTATTTAATTTCTTTTGCATAAATAACCGCTTCAATACAGAATTCACTATTAACTTTTTGTTTCCATACCGCTTTTGAAGAATGTCCCACGCTTGTGTATAATTACTTTCGGTAATTTGAACGTGCTTTAAAATCGCCTCTGCCTCGCCGGATACACTGGTCTTCAAATAATGCAATTTTTGTACATTACTAAGCGACGCATTGTTATGCACAATAGACAAAAACAAATCTTTAAAAGTGGGCCATTGTTCATAACCACCGGTAAAACTTGGAAGT
This window harbors:
- the LOC134676369 gene encoding uncharacterized protein LOC134676369, with protein sequence MATADQLMTVLQDTASLLQKTQVNLKKCPKARLTRGYVEARLSCLQQYWATFKQTHQELIKVMPREQRAVTQYFINEEYFIYEDLYLNIEGDLKDLLNSNTKQINPNISNSDNQVGKLPRIQLPSFTGGYEQWPTFKDLFLSIVHNNASLSNVQKLHYLKTSVSGEAEAILKHVQITESNYTQAWDILQKRYGNKKLIVNSVLKRLFMQKKLNTQSATQLKSLLDTTTECLNSLQNLDMATDSWDPLIIFLVVQKLDPESHKDWEEYAHKDDSEELPKWTDFVKFLEAKFRTLELITAASSTPRERTVNKERTFHATESHTEKSCVMCKGNHTLAHCKDFTKMLPTERCEYTKNNRLCYNCLAPGHAVFKCRLPMSCRICRKRHHSLVHVSKSPETAEQDSKTQPTLSKVNETEPEIQATVAIASHHTARHSDGLLATAIVNVKSEQGHTIALRALIDPCSQASFISEKAAQLLKLKRESTRASITGLGPIKANANQVVQLQVSSQYQTSYSIQLRAYVISKQLTTQMPMKTMNTSNWSHIQNLHLADPSYNTPGPVDLLLGVKVYAQIIQENTPIIKGPPGTPCAQKTYFGWILFGDNGDTDTSTQEKSFITMHHQVDVDDLLKTIWEVEPDTKRTLTEEEQTCERIYESTYKRNEEGRYIVKLPLKTEVPRACEGNTREIAQNRLIQLERRFLKMPKLKEEYVKVIDDYIEQKHMEKVPTEEIHTKKSVYLAHHAIIREEKETTKTRVVYDASCKGTNGFSLNDDLLVGPVIQEDLRSLIMRWRMHAICFVSDIHKMYRMVLTTKEDSDYQRILWRSSSDKEIEDYRLLTVTFGTASAPYLAVKTLRQLAIDEGDEFPVAAKMITEDFYVDDLMSGCDTTEQAIEASNQLQEVMRKGGFQLKKWSSNSVELMRSLKPEDRSANAHLDLNMDGTIKALGIQWNMGTDQFEYNLNLPEVNNHISKRTILSDIQKLFDPLGWISPCVLMAKILIQKLWLAKVNWDEALSQPLKDEWLQLRADLRHVDEIRIDRWLDTLSTEGANIQIHGFSDASISAYGAAVYIRVEGADGTVRTRLIASRTRVSPVKTVSLPRLELCGAVVLAKLLRQVSRAMRIPASQIFAWTDSSIVISWIFGEPQRWKTFVANRVVEITNNVSQNQWHHVTSEDNPADIASRGMYLSDLKASRLWWEGPEWLSRKEIEYRRPNVISTDIERKNVIQTNLNVHASEKKSNLTDQFKEFDNLQELIKTITYCRKFLNMKKLSIDNLNLTTHDLEQTLQICVRLVQKEEFGEDIDRLTTNKQVHKRSSIKSLNPYLEEGLLRVGGRLRLANINNEEKHPLILGNRNNLTPLIIADAHLKTLHGGITLTMSYLRSKFWIIKAKNMVRAHVNKCLVCVRQNAAPKPQLMGDLPRERVTPARPFLHSGVDFAGPFTTLMSKGRGAKTTKTYVAIFICLSVKCIHLELVSDLTSESFIAAFKRFVARRGRCNHLWSDQGRNFVGANKELINAWKEAQLDFAGEISDSLARDGTQWHFIPAYSPNFGGLWEAGVKSLKHHLKRIITSHLTFEEFNTILCEIEACLNSRPLCPIDNDDTDSIEPLTPGHFLIGEAPINVPSPDLKDVRMSSLSRWQHTQKLVRDLWCRWQQEYLSRLQQRPKWLKRVEEFKEGQIVLIKTDNLPPGKWALGRIVAKHPGPDHITRVYSVKSGDSVVKRPVTKLCLLPIEIND